One Atribacterota bacterium genomic window carries:
- the recA gene encoding recombinase RecA has translation MKEKTNINPEREKALKMAMENIEHRFGKGSIMKFSDRPKVTGASIIPTGSLALDIALGIGGVPRGRIVEIYGPESSGKTTLALHMIAEAQKSKGIAAFIDAEHAMDPIYAKNIGIDIDELIISQPDTGEQALEIAESLVRSNAVDIIVIDSVAALVPKAEIEGDMGDSSMGLQARLMSQALRKLTAIINKSRTTMIFVNQIREKIGIIFGNPETTPGGRALKFYSTIRLDIRRKASIKKNDSNIGINVKVKVAKNKLAPPFQEAIFDIIFGKGISKEGDIFNLGVMYEIIEKSGTWFSYKGMQLGQGKENTKLYLLENPKISNEIEKKILEKAKIPGLENNESNNKDEKEKKNN, from the coding sequence ATGAAAGAAAAAACAAATATTAACCCGGAGAGGGAAAAAGCCTTAAAAATGGCTATGGAAAATATTGAGCATCGTTTTGGTAAAGGCTCTATTATGAAATTTAGTGATCGTCCCAAGGTAACAGGTGCAAGTATCATACCAACGGGTTCTTTGGCGCTAGATATTGCATTAGGTATTGGAGGAGTACCTCGTGGTAGAATTGTTGAAATATATGGTCCGGAATCTTCCGGTAAAACGACACTGGCTTTACATATGATCGCAGAAGCTCAGAAAAGTAAAGGAATTGCCGCTTTTATTGATGCAGAACATGCTATGGATCCAATATATGCAAAAAATATTGGGATTGATATTGATGAATTAATCATTTCACAACCTGATACCGGGGAGCAAGCTCTAGAAATAGCAGAATCTTTAGTAAGAAGTAATGCAGTGGATATCATAGTAATTGATTCTGTTGCAGCACTAGTTCCAAAAGCTGAGATTGAAGGCGATATGGGAGATTCTTCCATGGGCCTGCAAGCACGATTAATGTCGCAAGCACTTAGAAAACTTACTGCAATTATTAATAAATCCAGAACCACAATGATTTTTGTAAACCAGATAAGGGAAAAAATTGGAATTATCTTTGGAAACCCTGAGACAACTCCTGGCGGAAGAGCGCTAAAATTTTATTCAACTATAAGATTAGACATAAGAAGAAAGGCGTCTATAAAGAAAAATGATTCAAATATTGGTATTAATGTTAAAGTCAAGGTTGCAAAAAATAAATTAGCTCCACCTTTTCAAGAGGCAATATTTGATATTATTTTTGGAAAAGGAATTTCTAAAGAGGGGGATATTTTTAATTTAGGTGTTATGTACGAAATAATTGAAAAATCAGGAACATGGTTTTCGTATAAGGGTATGCAATTAGGACAGGGTAAAGAAAATACTAAATTGTATTTATTAGAAAATCCTAAAATATCAAATGAAATTGAGAAAAAAATATTAGAAAAAGCTAAAATTCCAGGCTTAGAAAATAACGAATCAAATAATAAAGATGAAAAAGAAAAGAAAAATAACTGA